Proteins encoded together in one Mus pahari chromosome 9, PAHARI_EIJ_v1.1, whole genome shotgun sequence window:
- the LOC110326444 gene encoding olfactory receptor 6C70-like: MRNHTRQIEFILLGLTDNPQLQAVIFVFLLLNYLLSMLGNLSIIALTLLDPILKTPMYFFLRNFSFLEILFTTTCIPRFLITIVTQEKTISYNGCICQLFFYILLGGTEFFLLATMSYDRYIAICKPLHYASIMNSKVCHQLVLGSWVTGFLVIFPPLIIGLDLDFCDSNVIDHFLCDVSPFLQLSCSDTNLLEVMAFILALMTLIVTLVIVILSYAHIVKTIMKFPSAQQKKKAFSTCSSHMIVVSLTYGSCIFIYIKPSANERVTLSKGIAVLNTSVAPLLNPFIYTLRNKQVKQAFGAVLRKIFSAS, encoded by the coding sequence ATGAGGAACCATACAAGACAGATAGAATTTATCCTTCTTGGACTGACAGATAATCCTCAGTTACAGGCAGtgatctttgtgtttcttttactaAATTACTTGCTGAGTATGCTAGGGAATTTATCTATCATTGCCCTCACTCTGCTAGATCCCATTCTTAAGACACCAATGTATTTTTTCCTCCGTAATTTCTCtttcttggaaattttatttacaacAACCTGCATTCCCagatttttaatcactattgtaACTCAGGAAAAGACAATTTCCTATAATGGCTGTATTTGTcaattattcttttatatattattggGGGGCACAGAGTTTTTCCTCTTGGCTACCATGTCCTATGACCGCTATATTGCTATCTGCAAACCCTTGCACTATGCATCTATCATGAATAGTAAAGTTTGTCATCAGCTTGTCCTGGGTTCTTGGGTAACTGGATTCCTGGTTATTTTCCCACCACTGATTATTGGCCTTGATTTGGATTTCTGTGATTCAAATGTCATTGACCATTTCCTTTGTGATGTTTCTCCTTTCCTACAACTCTCTTGCTCAGACACAAATTTACTAGAAGTGATGgctttcatcttagctctcaTGACACTCATTGTCACATTAGTAATAGTCATCCTTTCTTATGCTCACATTGTCAAGACAATTATGAAATTCCCTTCGGCTCAGCAAAAGAAAAAGGCCTTTTCCACTTGTTCTTCTCACATGATTGTTGTTTCCCTCACTTATGGGAGTTGCATATTTATCTACATAAAGCCTTCAGCAAATGAAAGAGTGACTTTGAGCAAAGGAATAGCTGTGCTCAACACTTCAGTTGCCCCTTTGTTGAATCCATTCATTTATACACTGAGGAATAAGCAAGTTAAACAAGCCTTTGGAGCAgtacttagaaaaatattttccgcTTCATAA